The following coding sequences are from one Beggiatoa alba B18LD window:
- a CDS encoding RCC1 domain-containing protein: protein MQFFKTLLLSLFLLSPPLYAVEPQVATSADHVLYLRADGSVWAWGGDISMNNPRMTANVVSIATGAYHHFAIKADGTLWAWGDSRYFPNASQHGYPETIIDPIQLPITNVKSVIIAETHQLILKNDGTVWSWGSNTLGQLGNGMQDENYHDTLTQVAIPANIIAIAAGGGSEFGLNLSTYTYANTIYAHSLALDTQGKVWAWGGNGQGQLGLGDTVNRLSPVQLPLTNVVQIAAGAKHSLALTQDNRLWSWGLDYNGNDQTHLSPQTINIALNGVETIEHIAAGGTYSMVRINAKGASIIKTWGIAGWGNEPSYTPVNLVNNVPYIITMGIGSHSIRPSSRFSVIDTSVAFLDNQGHVYFLGAQQTTKKDKLIPISFASTKPRHVLYMPEGFLGNGVTEFITVLNTNDVPAYGYLQLIYENSGMQSQIPVEFPPKQRSTIDLFAYKKFYINEFLTEELRYADPFAMRLIMYQPITASLTHYDNGIALGSEFTATTSNRWHSALGMNVNYERDYLCIEKADDANVTNITVTLTHGLTGNTFNYNVPVAQLSYFAGGRISVFLQDILNSSPVASAFKNAPFSITVTSGNQLVVALSHYDDSLHEGTLTLLQPNNGSATGYVAEGWLAGNAFEIVDIFNPNTEAVTIDWNMMGSINKQFSTTIPAGQKGSVLLNDHVSKQQDYALGYQAHTANGAPANIVANFSDFDEISLNGVPFVQPNKVWELSEGFINNTPNRVREYLLLANPNNQTANVKLLFYYDLPIEPTIINLSIPPKAKGGLAPHDDNRLFRRPADQIGTAFGIRIESDVAIVPYFVHFDYVFGGSFAMTGIPK, encoded by the coding sequence ATGCAATTTTTTAAAACACTTCTCTTAAGTCTTTTCTTACTTTCCCCCCCGCTTTACGCCGTTGAACCTCAAGTAGCGACCTCAGCCGACCATGTGCTTTATTTACGGGCAGATGGCAGTGTTTGGGCATGGGGGGGAGATATTTCTATGAATAATCCGCGTATGACTGCGAATGTCGTGAGTATCGCAACGGGCGCGTATCACCATTTTGCGATTAAAGCTGATGGAACGCTGTGGGCATGGGGTGATTCCCGATATTTTCCAAATGCCTCACAACATGGCTATCCTGAAACGATTATAGACCCTATTCAATTACCCATTACCAACGTTAAAAGCGTCATTATTGCTGAAACACATCAATTGATTTTAAAAAATGATGGAACGGTGTGGAGTTGGGGCAGTAACACGTTGGGTCAATTGGGCAATGGGATGCAAGATGAAAACTATCACGATACTCTAACGCAAGTGGCTATTCCTGCAAATATTATTGCAATTGCTGCGGGTGGTGGTTCTGAGTTTGGTTTAAATCTCTCAACATATACGTATGCTAACACCATTTATGCTCACTCTTTAGCCCTAGATACACAAGGGAAAGTATGGGCATGGGGAGGCAACGGACAAGGGCAATTAGGCTTAGGGGATACCGTCAACCGTTTAAGCCCTGTACAACTGCCATTAACCAATGTTGTACAAATTGCCGCAGGGGCAAAACACAGTTTAGCACTGACGCAAGACAATCGTTTATGGAGTTGGGGACTGGATTACAACGGTAACGATCAAACGCATTTAAGTCCGCAAACTATCAACATTGCCTTAAATGGGGTAGAAACCATTGAACATATCGCTGCTGGTGGTACTTATTCAATGGTGAGAATTAATGCAAAAGGGGCCTCTATTATCAAAACGTGGGGGATAGCAGGTTGGGGAAATGAACCGAGCTATACCCCTGTTAATCTTGTAAATAACGTTCCTTATATCATTACTATGGGGATTGGTAGTCACAGTATCAGACCCAGTAGTCGTTTTAGTGTTATCGATACCAGTGTCGCATTTCTTGATAATCAAGGACATGTCTATTTTCTGGGGGCTCAACAAACAACTAAGAAAGATAAACTCATCCCCATTTCTTTTGCAAGCACAAAACCCCGACATGTTTTATACATGCCCGAAGGTTTTTTAGGTAATGGCGTTACTGAATTCATTACGGTTTTAAATACCAATGATGTTCCTGCCTATGGCTATCTACAATTGATTTATGAAAACAGTGGTATGCAAAGCCAAATCCCCGTTGAATTTCCGCCAAAACAACGAAGTACAATAGATTTATTTGCTTATAAAAAATTCTATATTAATGAGTTTCTCACCGAAGAATTACGTTATGCAGACCCATTTGCAATGCGCTTAATTATGTATCAACCCATTACCGCCTCACTCACCCATTATGACAATGGCATTGCTTTAGGTAGCGAATTTACCGCAACCACAAGCAACCGCTGGCATAGTGCATTAGGCATGAATGTCAATTATGAACGGGATTACCTCTGCATCGAAAAAGCAGATGACGCGAATGTTACTAATATTACCGTCACCTTAACTCATGGTTTAACAGGTAATACCTTTAACTACAATGTGCCTGTCGCACAACTCTCTTATTTTGCAGGTGGTCGTATCTCCGTCTTTTTACAAGACATCCTTAATAGTTCCCCTGTTGCAAGCGCGTTTAAAAATGCCCCGTTTAGCATCACCGTCACCAGTGGTAATCAACTCGTTGTCGCTCTCAGCCATTACGACGACAGCTTACACGAAGGCACATTAACCTTATTACAACCTAATAACGGAAGCGCGACAGGCTATGTTGCTGAGGGCTGGCTTGCAGGAAATGCTTTTGAAATCGTCGATATTTTCAACCCAAACACAGAAGCAGTGACTATCGACTGGAATATGATGGGCAGTATTAACAAACAATTTTCAACCACAATTCCCGCAGGACAAAAAGGTAGCGTGTTATTAAATGACCATGTTAGCAAGCAACAAGATTATGCACTTGGATATCAAGCTCATACCGCTAACGGCGCACCCGCTAACATCGTCGCAAATTTCTCTGATTTTGACGAAATCAGCTTAAACGGCGTGCCTTTCGTACAACCTAACAAGGTTTGGGAACTGTCTGAAGGCTTTATTAATAACACCCCAAACAGGGTGCGTGAATATTTATTGCTCGCCAATCCCAACAACCAAACGGCTAACGTTAAACTCTTGTTCTACTACGATTTACCGATAGAGCCG
- a CDS encoding formate dehydrogenase accessory sulfurtransferase FdhD: MTQDNFYQPMMSQAGLKPTFSVLALDEYGLTNEVHIAGESPLTLFIDNKEVVTLMTLGIYPEALTIGYLRNQRFIEYLTEIKSVCVNWDRERVDVVTFKGITEWDRKISKRTITTGCGQGTVFSCSVDKIYHVRLPEVQIKQSYIYALLNALNQYNEIYRQAGAVHGCALCEGTEILYFVEDVGRHNAADTIAGQMWLNQWTGENKVFYTTGRLTSEIVMKAANMGIAILLSRSGVTQMGIELAEQIGVTMIARAKGKHFLVYTGTKNIIFDAIPSMDTVKILDKHYE; this comes from the coding sequence ATGACGCAAGATAATTTCTATCAACCCATGATGAGTCAAGCAGGATTAAAGCCCACGTTTTCCGTGCTTGCCTTAGATGAATATGGGTTAACCAATGAGGTACACATTGCGGGAGAATCCCCGTTGACATTATTTATTGATAATAAGGAAGTTGTCACTTTGATGACTTTGGGGATTTATCCTGAAGCCTTAACCATTGGTTACTTACGCAATCAACGGTTTATAGAATATTTAACGGAAATAAAATCGGTTTGCGTCAATTGGGATAGGGAGCGTGTCGATGTTGTCACCTTCAAGGGAATTACTGAATGGGATAGAAAAATAAGTAAGCGCACAATAACGACAGGTTGTGGGCAAGGCACGGTCTTTAGTTGCAGTGTTGATAAAATTTATCATGTGCGTTTGCCTGAGGTACAAATTAAACAATCTTATATTTACGCCTTGCTCAATGCGTTGAATCAATATAATGAAATCTACCGCCAAGCAGGTGCGGTGCATGGTTGCGCCTTGTGTGAAGGCACAGAGATTTTATACTTTGTAGAAGATGTGGGACGGCATAATGCAGCGGATACGATTGCGGGGCAAATGTGGTTAAACCAATGGACGGGAGAAAACAAAGTTTTTTACACCACAGGGCGTTTAACTTCTGAAATTGTGATGAAAGCCGCGAATATGGGCATTGCTATTTTGTTATCGCGTTCAGGGGTCACACAAATGGGCATTGAATTAGCCGAACAAATTGGCGTGACCATGATAGCGCGGGCAAAAGGGAAACATTTTCTTGTTTATACAGGGACTAAGAATATTATTTTTGATGCAATTCCTAGTATGGATACGGTGAAAATACTGGATAAACATTATGAATAA
- the moaA gene encoding GTP 3',8-cyclase MoaA: MSTTQLIDKFNRKVTYLRISVTDRCDFRCVYCMDEKMNFLPRAQLLTLEEIALIGQAFVELGVSKIRITGGEPLVRNNIMQLFDKLGQLDGLKELVLTTNGSQLQKLAQPLRDSGVKRINISLDSLRANRFTQITRVGQLSTVLKGIDAALQVGFERIKLNTVILKNRNEDEIIDLVNFAIDKGIDISFIEEMPLGVIGEHNRAEAYYSSDQIRQDIEQVFPFIPTTETTGGPAKYYRIPNTDTRVGFISPHSHNFCESCNRVRLTTEGRLLLCLGQEHSIDLRRVVRANPNNMEVLKQAIVKSMEIKPKGHDFDLTRQPIILRYMNMTGG, encoded by the coding sequence ATGTCGACAACACAACTCATTGATAAATTTAACCGTAAAGTAACTTATTTACGTATATCTGTAACTGACCGCTGTGATTTTCGCTGTGTCTATTGCATGGATGAAAAAATGAATTTTTTACCACGGGCGCAGTTATTGACCTTGGAAGAAATTGCGCTGATTGGACAGGCTTTTGTCGAGTTGGGCGTTTCTAAAATTCGTATCACGGGGGGAGAACCGTTGGTGCGAAATAATATTATGCAATTGTTTGATAAATTGGGTCAGTTAGATGGCTTAAAAGAGTTGGTTTTAACTACAAATGGCTCTCAATTGCAAAAATTAGCGCAACCATTGCGCGATTCGGGTGTTAAGCGAATTAACATCAGTTTAGATAGTTTACGGGCGAACCGATTTACACAAATTACACGAGTCGGACAATTATCAACGGTCTTAAAAGGCATTGATGCCGCTTTACAAGTTGGCTTTGAGCGGATTAAGTTGAATACCGTGATTTTAAAAAATCGTAATGAAGACGAAATTATCGACCTTGTTAATTTTGCCATTGATAAAGGCATAGACATCAGTTTTATTGAAGAAATGCCATTAGGGGTGATTGGGGAACATAATCGCGCTGAAGCCTACTATTCCAGCGACCAAATTCGCCAAGATATCGAGCAAGTTTTTCCTTTCATTCCAACGACTGAAACCACAGGCGGCCCTGCAAAGTATTATCGAATTCCGAATACGGATACTCGTGTTGGTTTTATCTCTCCGCACAGCCATAATTTTTGTGAATCCTGTAATCGCGTGCGCCTCACGACAGAAGGGCGTTTATTACTCTGTTTAGGGCAAGAACATTCTATTGATTTACGTCGAGTGGTGCGTGCGAATCCCAATAATATGGAAGTTTTAAAACAAGCCATTGTGAAATCTATGGAAATCAAACCCAAAGGACATGATTTCGATTTAACTCGTCAGCCAATTATTTTACGCTACATGAATATGACAGGCGGGTAG
- a CDS encoding DUF2225 domain-containing protein: protein MRIYLIVSLILLSTLGQAIELDPSCQRRFDASLAAKERGEWEQALKHLSALLNNECSTNQAARSIFLSHQGEIHSKLEQYEQATDDFQQMFEAAKASQQLEQQIFALDWLAYIINLQSPQDTEKVASAYKALLAAQENLYGKEHADIATTLNTLAETYRLVGRYTEAEPLHRRALAIRQKLLGDDVLETTTSMNNLALLYYETSEYNKARPLYEKALKIRRRIWGDEHNYVALSADNLALLYWSMGEFKQAIPLYELVLSIREKNIGKDSPDVAVTLNNLAEVYRQTGKYPQARPLYERALKIREAVYGEQASVTLESLNNLAELYRQTGVYQQAEELHKKSLALREAVYGRGSLETTVALNNLGLLYYNMGRFSDSKPLYEESLATREKLLPPDHLYISLSLNNLALLYYDMGDYPNSKALYERSLAIREAQLSPEHPDIALSLNNLALLYYSMGNYDEAKKRYERALEIREKVYGRMHPEVAQSLNNLALLYYSTGDYAQSKKFYEESLNIVEAVYGKAHPDVALAYNNLALLYYNIGNYAEAKPMYEKALSIWTKTLGENNTDVALCLNNLALIYYSTGDYEQAEKHYKRSLNIWEKVLGKDHPRVALSLNNIGWLYYSLGDYAKAKPYYERALTIREKALGKEHPDIAQSLNGLGELNQQLGNFVEAKILFERALPLASIEPELLWKIQNHYSRLLAKQSQTNDAIFWGKKAIGTIQALRSNVKQLDKSLQTSFIEDKKVVYQNVADLLIGQGRTVEAQEILGLLKEDEYADFSNTQRTGSTNPYNAIEQEWAERYDTINNQLIGLAKEREQLKQKKRQTGLTPEESARYDELVEDTKAAEAAFQNYLSELKKQFKDTDTQRSIDISERNLNKLKPLQNTLRNLGHGAVLIHYLITPDKLHIILTTPDVQLVRQTSISEIVLRDKLENFRTSLQTVTRSPIPQAQELYNLILKPIESDLRQADAKTLMVSLDGVLRYIPLAALHDGQHYVAEQYAVVLYTEAAKSNLESKPSEDSYFAGLGVSQALEGFNALPAVEDELSSIKSVLKGNIYLNKDFNTKTLNEVLDLGTPILHIASHFVFEPVGGDSNSYLLLGNGEKLTLAQIRIGYDFSPLDLLTLSACNTAMGNKKADGKEIEGFGTLAQLRGAKSVIATLWQVDDESTGQLMSKLYHLRATDRLNKAESLQQAQLVLLKDPRYQHPFYWSPFILMGNWL from the coding sequence ATGCGTATCTATCTTATAGTTAGCTTGATATTGCTCTCGACACTAGGACAAGCAATAGAACTTGACCCCTCTTGTCAACGACGGTTCGACGCAAGTCTTGCTGCTAAAGAACGAGGAGAATGGGAACAAGCATTAAAACACCTCTCCGCGTTACTCAATAACGAGTGTTCTACGAATCAAGCCGCCCGTTCTATTTTTCTCTCGCATCAGGGAGAAATCCATTCTAAATTAGAACAATATGAGCAAGCAACAGATGACTTTCAACAAATGTTTGAAGCGGCAAAGGCAAGCCAACAATTAGAACAACAAATCTTTGCATTAGATTGGCTCGCTTACATCATCAACCTACAAAGCCCCCAAGATACTGAAAAAGTCGCAAGTGCTTATAAAGCCTTATTAGCAGCTCAAGAAAATTTATATGGCAAAGAACACGCAGATATTGCAACGACTTTAAACACGCTAGCGGAAACTTACCGCTTAGTAGGACGTTACACAGAAGCAGAGCCTTTACATCGCCGTGCATTGGCAATACGACAAAAATTGCTTGGTGATGATGTTCTCGAAACTACAACCAGTATGAACAATTTAGCCTTGTTATATTACGAAACCAGCGAATATAACAAAGCCCGTCCACTGTATGAAAAAGCCCTCAAAATTCGGCGCAGAATATGGGGGGATGAACACAATTATGTCGCGCTCAGTGCTGACAATTTAGCCCTGCTGTACTGGAGCATGGGCGAATTTAAACAAGCAATTCCGCTATATGAATTAGTGCTTTCTATCCGCGAAAAAAATATTGGAAAAGATTCACCCGATGTTGCGGTAACACTGAATAATTTAGCTGAAGTTTATCGCCAAACAGGCAAATATCCCCAAGCCCGCCCGCTGTATGAACGTGCTTTAAAAATTCGAGAAGCTGTCTATGGTGAACAAGCCAGCGTCACATTAGAAAGTCTGAATAATCTCGCTGAGTTATACCGTCAAACAGGAGTTTATCAACAAGCAGAAGAATTACATAAAAAATCGCTTGCTTTGCGTGAAGCAGTTTATGGACGAGGAAGCCTAGAAACCACAGTAGCACTCAATAACTTAGGGTTGTTGTACTACAACATGGGACGTTTTAGCGATTCTAAACCCTTATACGAGGAGTCTTTAGCAACCCGTGAAAAATTGCTTCCACCAGACCATTTATATATTTCCCTCAGTCTGAATAATTTAGCCCTGCTTTATTACGACATGGGCGATTATCCCAACTCAAAAGCCCTTTATGAACGCTCGCTGGCGATTCGTGAGGCACAGTTAAGCCCAGAACATCCCGATATTGCCCTGAGTTTAAACAATCTCGCCCTGCTCTATTACAGCATGGGAAATTATGATGAAGCGAAAAAACGCTATGAACGTGCGTTAGAAATTCGTGAAAAAGTCTATGGCAGAATGCATCCCGAAGTTGCGCAAAGTTTGAACAATCTTGCCCTGCTCTACTACAGTACAGGCGACTACGCACAATCGAAAAAATTCTATGAAGAATCATTAAATATCGTCGAAGCCGTTTATGGCAAAGCACATCCTGATGTTGCACTGGCTTATAACAATCTTGCCTTGCTTTATTACAACATTGGCAACTATGCCGAAGCAAAGCCCATGTATGAAAAAGCCTTAAGTATTTGGACAAAAACGCTCGGCGAAAATAACACCGATGTTGCCTTATGCCTAAATAACTTAGCCTTAATTTACTACAGCACAGGCGACTACGAACAAGCTGAAAAACACTATAAACGCTCCTTAAATATTTGGGAAAAAGTCTTAGGCAAAGACCATCCGCGTGTTGCTTTAAGTTTAAATAATATCGGTTGGCTCTATTACAGCCTTGGCGATTACGCAAAAGCCAAGCCTTATTATGAACGCGCTTTAACCATTCGGGAAAAAGCCTTAGGCAAAGAACATCCTGATATTGCGCAAAGTTTAAACGGTTTAGGCGAGCTTAATCAGCAACTAGGTAACTTTGTTGAAGCGAAAATCTTATTCGAGCGCGCGCTACCATTAGCCAGCATAGAACCCGAACTTTTATGGAAAATTCAAAATCATTACAGTCGTTTACTGGCAAAACAATCGCAAACCAATGATGCAATTTTCTGGGGTAAAAAAGCCATCGGCACAATTCAAGCCCTACGCTCTAATGTCAAACAACTCGATAAATCCCTGCAAACCAGCTTTATTGAAGATAAAAAAGTAGTTTATCAAAATGTTGCCGACTTACTCATCGGGCAAGGGCGCACGGTAGAAGCACAAGAAATTTTAGGCTTGCTCAAAGAAGATGAATATGCCGATTTTAGCAATACCCAACGCACGGGTAGCACAAACCCTTACAACGCTATCGAACAAGAATGGGCAGAACGCTATGACACGATTAATAATCAATTAATTGGTCTAGCCAAAGAACGGGAACAATTGAAACAGAAAAAACGCCAAACAGGTTTAACCCCCGAAGAGTCCGCCCGTTATGATGAATTAGTCGAAGACACCAAAGCCGCAGAAGCCGCTTTTCAAAACTACCTCAGTGAATTGAAAAAACAATTTAAAGATACAGATACACAACGCTCTATTGACATCAGCGAGCGTAATTTAAATAAACTCAAGCCATTACAAAATACGTTACGTAACTTAGGACATGGCGCAGTTTTAATTCACTACCTCATTACGCCTGATAAATTGCACATCATCCTCACAACGCCCGACGTGCAACTGGTACGACAAACTTCTATCAGTGAAATAGTGCTCCGCGATAAATTGGAAAATTTCCGTACCAGCTTACAAACAGTGACCCGCTCGCCAATTCCTCAAGCGCAAGAACTCTACAACCTAATTCTGAAGCCGATTGAATCCGATTTAAGACAAGCAGATGCAAAAACGCTGATGGTCTCTTTAGATGGTGTACTGCGTTATATTCCTTTAGCAGCACTACATGACGGTCAACACTACGTTGCCGAACAATACGCGGTTGTACTTTACACGGAAGCGGCAAAAAGCAATTTAGAAAGCAAACCTTCAGAAGATAGCTATTTTGCAGGATTAGGCGTAAGCCAAGCCCTAGAAGGTTTTAACGCCCTGCCTGCGGTGGAAGATGAACTGAGTAGTATTAAATCCGTTTTAAAAGGCAATATTTATCTTAACAAAGACTTTAATACAAAAACACTCAATGAAGTCTTAGACTTAGGTACACCCATTTTACATATTGCCAGCCATTTCGTATTTGAACCTGTAGGCGGTGATAGTAACTCGTATTTGCTACTGGGCAATGGTGAAAAATTAACCCTTGCACAAATTCGTATAGGCTACGATTTCAGTCCCTTAGATTTATTAACCCTATCCGCGTGTAATACCGCAATGGGCAATAAAAAAGCCGATGGGAAAGAAATTGAAGGCTTTGGCACATTGGCACAATTACGCGGTGCAAAAAGCGTGATTGCAACCTTATGGCAAGTGGATGATGAAAGTACGGGGCAATTAATGAGTAAACTTTACCATTTACGCGCTACTGACCGTCTAAACAAAGCAGAATCCTTACAACAAGCACAGTTAGTCCTTTTAAAAGACCCACGTTATCAACATCCTTTTTACTGGTCGCCGTTTATTTTAATGGGTAACTGGTTGTAA
- a CDS encoding MarR family winged helix-turn-helix transcriptional regulator, which produces MVHSPEGKVLTDTILEIFRVNGELLTTGDALVAELGINSARWQVLGAMAYALPHAVTVPQIASVMGVTRQGVQKNINLLLQQSLVVKQSNPADSRSYLYQLSPTGLDVYHKVERLQMIWVNRLAQGITRENLQTTLHTLQQLREHLVND; this is translated from the coding sequence ATGGTGCATAGTCCTGAAGGAAAAGTATTAACCGATACGATTCTGGAGATTTTTAGGGTGAATGGCGAGTTATTAACGACGGGTGATGCCTTAGTTGCAGAACTGGGAATTAATAGCGCACGTTGGCAAGTTTTGGGTGCAATGGCATATGCCTTACCGCACGCAGTCACTGTGCCACAAATTGCTAGCGTGATGGGCGTTACTCGTCAAGGTGTACAGAAAAATATCAATTTACTGTTACAACAGTCGTTAGTTGTTAAACAATCCAATCCCGCTGATTCGCGCAGTTATTTATACCAACTTTCTCCAACAGGATTAGATGTTTATCATAAGGTTGAACGATTGCAAATGATTTGGGTCAATCGTTTAGCGCAAGGCATCACACGAGAAAATTTACAAACAACGCTCCACACCTTACAACAATTACGAGAACATTTAGTGAATGATTAA
- the mnmC gene encoding bifunctional tRNA (5-methylaminomethyl-2-thiouridine)(34)-methyltransferase MnmD/FAD-dependent 5-carboxymethylaminomethyl-2-thiouridine(34) oxidoreductase MnmC has translation MNKQLYSAQLQWDADGNPYASQFQDIYFSKQGGLAETEAVFLANNNLPQRWLNHDFTQMPFTICETGFGTGLNFLTTCHHFLNQPLPAQSVLHFISIEKFPLSQADLSKALAKWAILTPYADTLLNQYPALVYGWHRRQLAQGRIVLTLGLGDVNELLANLYADRQRGLVDAWYLDGFAPAKNPEMWQTSLFEQMRRLSRSQATFSTFTAAGLVRRGLTAVGFHVEKVAGFAEKREMLRGFLPDKTMPDKPVAHTTSLPAWFHYPDYQADEKHAVIIGAGLAGTATAQALSRRGWRCTLLEAQPAIALGGSGNRQGVFYPLLSASWEDIPTQFYLSAYQFAQRHLQALNQIDMPIFTACGVLQLATTTALQIRFAKILQALQLPVEIVQAVSAQQASALAGISLEHNALYFPQAGWVATAQVSQYQLNQARQQAEIVLQCNVTVAHLQKTAESWQVLDAQGHCLAHAPVVIFTNAQGFKSFPYAQDLPLQAVRGQVSYAPANRNSQALKMALCYEGFITPAWEHQQVIGASYDLTTTTPEIRTADNQANIEKLQAINADLARTFPPIISARSAVRCSSLDHLPLIGALPDYAQFMKDYADLQHGRPSEQYAPPHYHQGLYVNLAHGSRGLLSAPFGAELLASLINHEPLPLPQQVLSALTPQRFWVRQLKRGK, from the coding sequence GTGAACAAACAATTATACTCTGCACAACTGCAATGGGATGCTGATGGCAATCCTTATGCGAGCCAATTTCAAGATATTTATTTTTCAAAACAAGGCGGTTTAGCTGAAACCGAAGCGGTTTTTTTAGCCAATAATAATTTGCCTCAACGGTGGTTAAATCATGATTTTACACAAATGCCGTTTACGATTTGTGAAACAGGTTTCGGAACAGGACTGAATTTTTTAACCACATGCCACCATTTTTTAAACCAGCCTTTGCCTGCACAGTCCGTTTTACACTTTATTTCTATTGAAAAATTTCCCTTATCTCAAGCAGATTTAAGTAAAGCCTTAGCAAAATGGGCAATACTCACCCCTTATGCAGATACTTTATTAAATCAATATCCTGCATTAGTGTATGGCTGGCATCGTCGACAGCTTGCACAAGGTCGAATTGTTCTGACGTTAGGCTTAGGTGATGTTAATGAGCTGTTAGCGAATTTATATGCAGATAGACAGCGAGGTTTAGTCGATGCGTGGTATTTAGATGGTTTTGCACCAGCCAAAAATCCTGAGATGTGGCAAACCAGTTTATTTGAACAAATGCGTCGTTTAAGTCGCTCTCAAGCAACATTCAGCACATTTACCGCTGCGGGGCTGGTGCGTAGGGGATTAACCGCAGTCGGTTTTCACGTGGAAAAAGTCGCAGGCTTTGCAGAAAAGCGGGAAATGTTACGCGGTTTTTTACCTGATAAAACGATGCCTGATAAGCCTGTTGCGCATACTACGAGTTTACCTGCATGGTTTCACTATCCAGACTATCAAGCGGATGAAAAACACGCGGTGATTATTGGTGCAGGATTGGCAGGCACAGCAACAGCACAGGCTTTAAGCCGACGGGGTTGGCGTTGTACTTTGTTGGAAGCACAACCTGCTATTGCTTTGGGAGGTTCTGGCAATCGGCAAGGGGTATTTTATCCACTTTTATCAGCAAGCTGGGAAGATATTCCAACACAGTTTTATTTAAGTGCGTATCAATTTGCACAGCGACATTTACAGGCGTTAAATCAAATTGATATGCCAATTTTTACCGCTTGCGGGGTGTTGCAACTGGCAACAACAACGGCGTTACAAATTCGATTCGCTAAAATTTTACAAGCATTACAGTTACCTGTGGAGATAGTACAAGCTGTTTCAGCACAACAAGCCAGTGCATTAGCGGGCATTTCATTGGAACATAACGCGCTGTATTTTCCTCAAGCGGGTTGGGTTGCAACCGCACAAGTCAGTCAATATCAATTAAATCAAGCCCGTCAACAAGCTGAAATTGTTCTACAGTGCAATGTAACGGTAGCACATTTGCAAAAAACGGCGGAAAGTTGGCAAGTCTTAGACGCACAAGGGCATTGTTTAGCACACGCTCCCGTCGTGATTTTTACCAATGCACAAGGGTTTAAAAGTTTTCCCTATGCGCAGGATTTACCGTTGCAAGCGGTGCGGGGTCAAGTCAGTTATGCCCCTGCGAACAGGAACAGCCAAGCGTTAAAAATGGCGTTATGTTATGAGGGATTTATCACCCCTGCATGGGAACATCAACAGGTTATCGGGGCAAGTTATGATTTAACCACGACAACGCCTGAAATTCGTACAGCGGATAATCAAGCAAATATAGAAAAATTACAGGCGATTAATGCAGACTTAGCGCGAACATTTCCGCCTATTATTTCCGCCCGCAGTGCTGTCCGTTGCAGCAGTTTAGACCATTTACCGCTTATCGGTGCATTGCCTGATTATGCACAATTTATGAAGGATTACGCTGATTTACAACACGGCAGACCGAGTGAGCAATATGCACCACCGCATTATCATCAAGGGCTGTATGTGAATCTCGCGCATGGCTCGCGGGGCTTACTCTCTGCTCCCTTTGGTGCGGAGTTATTAGCCAGTTTAATCAATCATGAACCCTTACCACTGCCTCAACAAGTATTAAGCGCATTAACGCCACAACGGTTTTGGGTCAGACAATTAAAACGGGGAAAATGA